Sequence from the Aerococcus tenax genome:
GGGTCCCCAAAACGAGTATTAAACTCAATCACTTTAGGACCATCTTGGGTTAAAATTAAGCCCGTATACAAGACTCCATAATAAGGACATTCTCTTAGCCTCATTTCCTTTAAAACCGGTTCAACAATGCGACTAACCACTTCATTAAATACCGCTTTACTAATAAAGGGAACCGGACTGTAAGCCCCCATACCACCCGTGTTAGGCCCTAGGTCATGGTCATAGGCCCGCTTATGGTCTTGGGCAAGAGGTAAGTGGAGGACTTGCCCTTTTCCGACTAAGGAGAAACAGGAAAACTCTACTCCCTCTAGATATTCTTCAATAACTACCTCATTTTGACTGCCATAACGATGGTCACTAAAGATTTCTTCTAAGAACTCTAGAGCGCTAGTCAAGTCTTGGACAATTTTAACCCCCTTGCCTGCAGCAGGACCATCCGCTTTAATCACCAGGGGAAAGTCTGCTGCTTTTACTGCCTCCCGGGCTTGGGCTAAATTATTATAGGCTGCATAAGCAGCAGTTGGGACATCTTGAGCCTGCATCACTTCTTTAGCAAAGTGCTTGGAAGACTCTAAGCGACTGGCAGATTGACTGGGGCCAAAGATTTGTAATCCAGCCGCTTGAAAGGCATCAACAATCCCATTAAATAAAGGAATTTCAGGCCCTACAAAGGTCCAAGAGATAGCATATTCTTTAGCAAAGTCAATTAAAGCCGGAAAATCATCCATGCTAATGTCTAAGCATTGGATACCATCCTTAGACATCAGAGGATTTCCTGGAGCGCAGTAGACT
This genomic interval carries:
- the purD gene encoding phosphoribosylamine--glycine ligase; protein product: MKILVIGSGGREHALALKFKQDAKVSEVYCAPGNPLMSKDGIQCLDISMDDFPALIDFAKEYAISWTFVGPEIPLFNGIVDAFQAAGLQIFGPSQSASRLESSKHFAKEVMQAQDVPTAAYAAYNNLAQAREAVKAADFPLVIKADGPAAGKGVKIVQDLTSALEFLEEIFSDHRYGSQNEVVIEEYLEGVEFSCFSLVGKGQVLHLPLAQDHKRAYDHDLGPNTGGMGAYSPVPFISKAVFNEVVSRIVEPVLKEMRLRECPYYGVLYTGLILTQDGPKVIEFNTRFGDPETQVVLPLLGDNFAGVIDDLLHGRPSQLTWEADQVSLGVVLAAEGYPGTYQKGMVLDELITKLPDGLQIYGAGVDLREGHYEAKGGRILMLVAKGSSYEICREQVYQFLAQHSIAGTFYRKDIGHWVLDKREGVG